Genomic window (Dyadobacter fanqingshengii):
TCGCAAAAGCTGAAAGACAAGATGATCTCGAACCGTGTGAAGATCAACCAGATCGTGGCCAGTAATAACAATTCCACCGCCATTCCGAATTCTACACAGCATAATGTGCCTGCCTGGACTATTTTTGCCATGTTTTTCATGGTTGTCTCACTGGGTAGCAATATTGTGAAAGAGCGCATTAATGGCAGTTTTCTGCGTTTGAAAACCATGCCGACGACATTTATGCTGGTTATGTTTAGCAAAATGGCGGTTTATGTCATTGTTGCGGTTTTTCAGGTGGCGCTCACTTTTTCTATGGGCATCTGGATCCTGCCGGAACTGGGATTGCCCAAACTGACGATTCCTTCCAATCTTTTCGCATTCGGATGCGTAATCCTGATCAGCAGTATGGCGGCCGTAAGTTACGCTTTAATGATCGGCGCTTATGCCCGTACGGAGCAGCAGGCCAATGGTTTCGGTGCCATTTCGATCATCATTTTTGGCGCGATAGGCGGGATTCTGGTGCCTACATTTGTTATGCCGGGCTTTATGCAGTTCGCCAGCAATTTTTCACCGTTGCATTGGTGCCTGGAAGGTTTTTACATTCTTTTCCTGAAAGGCGGCAGCTGGCAGGAGCTGAAAAATGTGTTCGCATTTCTTGGGATGTTTATCCTGATTTGTCAACTTGGAACATATTTTAAGCTAAGGATGGAAAGAATTATTTAAGTTTGAATTCAGAAAAGAAAGTTAAACCTTCCGGCTTAATTCTCCTGGCACCTCAATTATAAAAGCAAATAAGCCAGATCATAGGCGATCAACAGTATTATGGACATAGAAAGTTTAAAACCCATTATCAAAGGTCAGATAGTCCAGTATTTGAATTTGTTAGACATTAATCCGCAAGACATTAAGGATGATGAACCACTTTTCGGTGGCGATCTGGGATTGGATTCGATCGATTCGCTGGAATTGGTCGTGCTTCTTGAAAGAGAATATGGCATCAAAATAACCAACCCGGCCGAAGGAAGGAAAATCCTTGTAGATGTGAACCACATGGCTGAATATATTTTGGCAAATACCAAAACCGCCTGAAAATGAAACGGGTGCTGGTGACCGGAATGGGCATTATTTCTGCTATTGGGGAAAACCTTACGGAAAATCACGCCAGTTTGCGCCAGGGAAAAACAGGCATTGCCCAAGCTGCCCATTTTGAATCGCGTTATGCTGCATTGCTGCCATTTGGCGAATGTGTATCCGGCAATGAGCATCTGAAAGCGTTATTGAACTTAGCAGATAGCACCGGTTATACCCGGACAGACCTGCTTGCCAGCAAAGCATTTGCCGAAGCGATCACAGATGCAAAGCTCTCACAGGAACAAATTTCATCATTTGACACCGCATTGATTTCCGCAACAACCGTGGGCGGAATGTGCCTCACAGACCAACTTTACGAGGATGCCAACCTGAAAACGAGCGGTTCAGAATATCTGGAAGCTTACAGTTGTGCAGCTCACACCATTAAATTGCTTGAAAAATATAAGATCAGGGGATTTTCCGATACCATTAACACCGCTTGTTCTTCCTCTGCCAATGCTATTTTAATGGGCGCCCGACTTATCAGATCAGGACGTGCGAAACGGGTGATTGTGGGCGGCGTCGACAGTTTGGCCAAATACACGGTCAATGGTTTCAATTCGCTTAAAATTCTTTCGCCAGAGGCATGCAAACCATTTGATGAAAACCGGGACGGGCTGAATCTGGGCGAAGCGGCGGCATATCTGGTGCTGGAAGGGGAGGAAGTCGTAGGTGATAAAAAGGTTTACGCAGAAGTGGCAGGTTACGGCAACGCGAATGATGCACATCACCCCTCTGCTATGTCGGATGAGGCCACGGGCGCCATTCGGTCTATGCAGGAAGCCGTTGCGTCAGCAGGAATTGGCTTCGATCGCATTGACTACGTTAATGCGCACGGAACCGGGACGCCTAATAATGATGCGGTGGAGCTTTTCGGGATGAGCCAGTTATTTGATACAATTCCCCCATTCAATTCCACAAAATCCTACACGGGGCACACATTGGGCGCTGCAGGAGCGGTGGAGGCGATTTTTAGTATTTTGAGCATTGTGCATAATGAGATCTTCGCCAGCTTACATGTAAAAACGCCTATGAGCTCACACAATGCGAGGCCTGTTTCTGCATATACGTCAGACAAAAAATTGAGCTACGCACTTTCCAACTCATTCGGCTTCGGCGGGAACTGCACTTCCCTGGTTTTTTTGAAGCAATAATTAGGGTTAGCTAGGGCTGCATGAGTTCCTTCAAAATCTTCTGGGCAGCAATGGAAATAATGGTTCCCGGGCCAAAAATGCCTTTTACGCCTGCATCATAAAGAAATTGGTAATCCTGGGCAGGAATTACACCGCCCGCAATCACCATAATATCGGCACGACCGATATTTTTCAATTCTGATATGAGTTCGGGGATGAGCGTTTTATGGCCAGCCGCAAGGCTGGACGCGCCGATAACGTGCACATCATTCTCGGCGGCTTGCCTCGCCACTTCTTGTGGTGTTTGGAAAAGGGGGCCAATGTCAACGTCAAAGCCGAGGTCTGCAAAACTTGTAGCAATTACTTTTGCCCCGCGATCATGCCCGTCCTGACCCATTTTGGCGACTAATATTCTCGCCCTTCTGCCTTCCATTTCGGCAAACTGGTCCGACAACTCCAATGCTGTACGAAAATTTTCGTCATCAGAAGCCTCTGCCTGATAAACTCCTGAAACAGAACGAATGGTAGATTTATAACGTCCGAATTCTTTTTCCATCGCATCCGAAATTTCTCCTAATGTAGCCCTTTTACGTGCTGCTTCAATGGCCAATGCCAGCAAATTGACTGACATATCCTTTCCTCCTTTTTGCTTGCAGGCGGCAGTAATGTTGTTCAGCGCATTTGCCACAGCACCGGAATCGCGTTCCTTTTTGATTTTTTCCAGAGATGCAATCTGCGATAAGCGAACTGCCTGATTATCAATTTGGAGAATGTCAAATGTGTCTTTGCTTCCTGTTTTAAACTTATTGATCCCTACAATGATATCTTTGCCCGAATCGATACGCGCCTGCTTTTTCGCGGCAGCTTCTTCAATGCGCATTTTCGGAAGTCCGGTTTCAATGGCTTTCGTCATGCCGCCGAGCTTTTCCACTTCCTCAATCAGTTGCCAGGCTTTTTCCGTGAGTTCTTTTGTCAAATATTCCACATAATAGGAACCGCCCCAAGGATCCACTGCCTTGCAAAGATCCGTCTCATATTGAATGAAAAGCTGCGTATTTCGGGCAATGCGGGCAGAAAAATCGGTTGGTAGTGCCATGGCCTCGTCCAGGGAGTTGGTATGCAGCGATTGCGTGTGCCCCATGACCGCAGCCATGGCTTCAATGGTCGTCCGGGCTACATTGTTATAGGGATCCTGTTCTGTGAGGCTGTAACCACTCGTTTGGCAATGTGTCCTTAATGCTAATGATTTCTCGTTCTCAGGATTGAATTGATTTACAATCTTAGCCCAAAGGAGCCTTCCGGCGCGCATTTTGGCTATTTCCATAAAATGATTCATCCCGATGCCCCAGAAAAAAGAAAGCCTCGGCGCAAAATCATCAATCCTGATGCCCGCTTCCAAGCCCGTACGAATGTATTCCAGACCGTCTGCGAGCGTATATGCAAGCTCAATGTGCGCCGGTGCGCCCGCCTCATGCATGTGATAACCGCTGATGCTGATGGAGTTGAACTTGGGCATGAATTGCGAAGTATATGCAAAAATATCGCCCACAATGCGCATGGAAGCGGCAGGCGGGTATATATAAGTGTTCCGCACCATAAATTCCTTCAAAATGTCATTCTGTATAGTCCCGGACAGCATTTCGGGCGATACGCCCTGCTCCTGAGCGGCTACGATAAAAAATGCCATAATCGGAATCACCGCACCATTCATGGTCATGGACACGGACATTTGATCCAGAGGGATCTGATCGAAAAGCATCTTCATATCCTCCACAGAATCAATTGCCACACCAGCTTTGCCCACGTCGCCCGTGACACGCGGGTGATCGGAATCATATCCGCGATGCGTGGCCAGGTCGAATGCAACGGAAAGCCCTTTCTGACCCGCAGCGAGGTTTCTTTTGTAAAAGGCGTTGGAATCAGCGGCGGTCGAAAAACCCGCATATTGGCGAATGGTCCACGGGCGTTCCAGATACATGCTGGCATAGGGACCACGTACGAAAGGCGGATTCCCGGCACCAAATGCCAGATGTTCAGCTCCTACGAGATCATTTTCACTGTAAAAACCCTTCAACCTGATCCCCTCCGAAGTGAGCACAACCCTGCTGGTTTGTTCTTGTTGTGAAGAACTATCTGTCTGTATGGGCTTAATGTGCTTGAAATCCGGTTTCATGGCTTTATTGCTGTTAATGCTGACGCCCGGAAGCATTTCGGCAGGTTTTGATCCATCAGTAAATGCGGATTGCTATTATCATTGTTATCCTTCAAATAAATCGGGTCAGCATCCTCGATAAACTTATTGACGCCGATCATAACCTTGCCTTCACCGAGGTCTTTCACTTTTTGCGCAAGCGAGACATTTAATTGATTTTGAATAAACCCCGATTCAAAACATTTGACAAAACCTCCTTTGTCTTCCATTTCCAAAAACAACTCCCAGGCTTTATCCGCCATTTCGAGGGACATTTTTTCAAGCATATAAGAGCCCGCAGCCGGATCTGCAACGTAGGCCAATGCGCTTTCATGAACCAGAATGGAAGACACATTGCGCGCAATGCGTTCAGAAAAATCAGCTGGTTCCTGAAATGGATGGTCATAGGGGGTTACGGTTAGCACATTACAACCGCCCATCACCGCGCTCATTGCTTCGGAAGACGCGCGGATCATATTCGTATAAGGCGCCGCATCAGCATTGTAAAATGAAGAGGTCTGCGCTTGTATAAATGGCGTGCAAAGTGCCCGGGGCAATTGATAGGCGTCCGAAATTTTGCTTAATAAAAAGCGAAATGCCCTCAATTTTGCGATTTCCGAGAGAAATTCCGGGCCAATCGAAAATGAAAACAGTGCCCGGTTAAGGGCAATCAGCGGAGAAACGCCTTTATCCGTC
Coding sequences:
- a CDS encoding ABC transporter permease, whose amino-acid sequence is MFKIFSSLRKEYLLLINDKVGLALMFLMPLLLVFIITIIQDSAYKMVNENQIPLLVVNHDAGKEGDKLVALLTKSGLFKIDSQDAVPEKSLKSELLSRGKLIGLFIPETFSAGLESNANDVSNILIDDLGLERDSISAKKVSMPRLSFYNDPVLQENYSYSVMGIIQSYMSVIENSLMIDRMYTTMDLGGQSQKLKDKMISNRVKINQIVASNNNSTAIPNSTQHNVPAWTIFAMFFMVVSLGSNIVKERINGSFLRLKTMPTTFMLVMFSKMAVYVIVAVFQVALTFSMGIWILPELGLPKLTIPSNLFAFGCVILISSMAAVSYALMIGAYARTEQQANGFGAISIIIFGAIGGILVPTFVMPGFMQFASNFSPLHWCLEGFYILFLKGGSWQELKNVFAFLGMFILICQLGTYFKLRMERII
- a CDS encoding phosphopantetheine-binding protein codes for the protein MDIESLKPIIKGQIVQYLNLLDINPQDIKDDEPLFGGDLGLDSIDSLELVVLLEREYGIKITNPAEGRKILVDVNHMAEYILANTKTA
- a CDS encoding beta-ketoacyl-[acyl-carrier-protein] synthase family protein gives rise to the protein MKRVLVTGMGIISAIGENLTENHASLRQGKTGIAQAAHFESRYAALLPFGECVSGNEHLKALLNLADSTGYTRTDLLASKAFAEAITDAKLSQEQISSFDTALISATTVGGMCLTDQLYEDANLKTSGSEYLEAYSCAAHTIKLLEKYKIRGFSDTINTACSSSANAILMGARLIRSGRAKRVIVGGVDSLAKYTVNGFNSLKILSPEACKPFDENRDGLNLGEAAAYLVLEGEEVVGDKKVYAEVAGYGNANDAHHPSAMSDEATGAIRSMQEAVASAGIGFDRIDYVNAHGTGTPNNDAVELFGMSQLFDTIPPFNSTKSYTGHTLGAAGAVEAIFSILSIVHNEIFASLHVKTPMSSHNARPVSAYTSDKKLSYALSNSFGFGGNCTSLVFLKQ
- the scpA gene encoding methylmalonyl-CoA mutase — translated: MKPDFKHIKPIQTDSSSQQEQTSRVVLTSEGIRLKGFYSENDLVGAEHLAFGAGNPPFVRGPYASMYLERPWTIRQYAGFSTAADSNAFYKRNLAAGQKGLSVAFDLATHRGYDSDHPRVTGDVGKAGVAIDSVEDMKMLFDQIPLDQMSVSMTMNGAVIPIMAFFIVAAQEQGVSPEMLSGTIQNDILKEFMVRNTYIYPPAASMRIVGDIFAYTSQFMPKFNSISISGYHMHEAGAPAHIELAYTLADGLEYIRTGLEAGIRIDDFAPRLSFFWGIGMNHFMEIAKMRAGRLLWAKIVNQFNPENEKSLALRTHCQTSGYSLTEQDPYNNVARTTIEAMAAVMGHTQSLHTNSLDEAMALPTDFSARIARNTQLFIQYETDLCKAVDPWGGSYYVEYLTKELTEKAWQLIEEVEKLGGMTKAIETGLPKMRIEEAAAKKQARIDSGKDIIVGINKFKTGSKDTFDILQIDNQAVRLSQIASLEKIKKERDSGAVANALNNITAACKQKGGKDMSVNLLALAIEAARKRATLGEISDAMEKEFGRYKSTIRSVSGVYQAEASDDENFRTALELSDQFAEMEGRRARILVAKMGQDGHDRGAKVIATSFADLGFDVDIGPLFQTPQEVARQAAENDVHVIGASSLAAGHKTLIPELISELKNIGRADIMVIAGGVIPAQDYQFLYDAGVKGIFGPGTIISIAAQKILKELMQP
- a CDS encoding methylmalonyl-CoA mutase family protein, yielding MTTRLFSDFSPSGKDAWEQQAEKELKGRLKTLSDWTIGADLHLDPYLTHSKIEPERMAAMQACQKKIPGWQNVPVVKFSEPRKANVAMRHALEYGADAIMLDLANVNIAHCEFPKLLHGIRLSDTAVYFQTDENAVDVFKEISKNAGYYLKGGIASDPIAKWMRTGKFFEDNLRAIVALLDETRNMREFRAYMVDGRLFHNNGANPVQELAMVLSEVVNYIDLLTDKGVSPLIALNRALFSFSIGPEFLSEIAKLRAFRFLLSKISDAYQLPRALCTPFIQAQTSSFYNADAAPYTNMIRASSEAMSAVMGGCNVLTVTPYDHPFQEPADFSERIARNVSSILVHESALAYVADPAAGSYMLEKMSLEMADKAWELFLEMEDKGGFVKCFESGFIQNQLNVSLAQKVKDLGEGKVMIGVNKFIEDADPIYLKDNNDNSNPHLLMDQNLPKCFRASALTAIKP